The sequence below is a genomic window from Fluoribacter dumoffii NY 23.
AATTCCGCTGCCTACAGCGTGGGCGGGGAAGAATACGGCACTAATGAACATGGAGGCTGGCGTTAGCAGGAATTTGACCTGTCATCGCTTTATCATCCAAAATTAAGGGAAATCATAAAGGAACCTCACTTTCCATGAGAATTTATTTATTTTTGTTTGTCTTAATCTATTGTGCCGTTGTTCAAGCCAAGCCTCTAATTGCTTTTGAGCGTTATGGTTTTATTTGGACAGCTAACATTGATGGCACTAACGCGAAAAAAATTACTCAGGGGTACATACCAGAAATCTCCCCTGACGGGAAATACATTGCCTTTAATTTAGTGGAAAAAAGCCCATCAGGAAATCGTTACCTGGCTATTATTGAGCTTGAATCAGGTAAAATCACCCAATTAAAAAATATACCTTCTGAAAATAACTTCAATCCAGTATGGTCCCCTGATAGCAAAAAATTATTGTTCAATACCTTTATAAACAGTAATTGGCATTTGGCATTGATCGATAGGAATGACAGTGGTTATCGTCTCATCAACAACACGGAAAATGAATACAGTCCCGCATGGGCTGCGGATGGAAAGTCCTTCTTCAGTCATGATCTTGATTCGATTTACTGGTTGGATTTGCAGGGTAATGTAATAAAAAAATGGCAAATCAACTCAATAATTCCCCGTGGGAGCATGAGCAGTGCGTCTCGAATGAACAGTTCGCCCAATGGAAAAATGCTGATTATGGATGTAGATATGGATGAAACCATCCACCGGAAAAACTGGGATGAACCTCCACTTGCTCTATGGGTACTGCATTTGGATTCAGGAAAAACCAACCGCATCACCCCCAAAGGGATGTTGGCATGGAGTCCTTTCTGGATTGATTCTGATACCTATGTTTTCCTGGGGCAGGAAATAAATGAAAAAACACCTTCACTGCACCGGGGTTCTCTGAAAAATCCTTCTGAGGGATTGTTATTGCATAATGTTCAAACACCCAGTGTTTCTCGCCAGGCAGCTTTGGAGCAGCAGGAAAAATCAGGTTTAACAATAGAAAAATCAGGCCCTCCATTGTTTGAAGATAGGAAAACTGCTGGATAGTTTTACCGGCAAATTCATGCTAACTTAATGGGACGCAACACAAATTACGGTAAGACCATGAGTCAATCCATAATAAGAAACATCCTATTTAGCCTATTCTTCGTGTATTCAGCTTTGGGGTTTTCAGAAACACACAGGGATAGCGTCTCCAAAGAAGAAGTCAATGGGACCTTCATCATGCCTTTCCCTGCCCCTCATAAGGATATTACCAATACTTTGAGCGTCCATGCATTAGGGGGAGGAAAAATTAAAATTTCCTTCGAATTAATCTACCCTTACATGGTAAATGGGGAACTTCAAGCTAACACAGGGGAACTCTCCGGTATCGCCAACATCAAAGGAGATACCGCAATTTATACCTCAACCGAATTTGGTCAATGTTCCATTACCATTACGTTTAATAAACCGGGAGTGGTAACCGTGAACCAGGAAGGTTCGGATGCCGATTGTGGATTTGGTCATA
It includes:
- a CDS encoding TolB family protein; the protein is MRIYLFLFVLIYCAVVQAKPLIAFERYGFIWTANIDGTNAKKITQGYIPEISPDGKYIAFNLVEKSPSGNRYLAIIELESGKITQLKNIPSENNFNPVWSPDSKKLLFNTFINSNWHLALIDRNDSGYRLINNTENEYSPAWAADGKSFFSHDLDSIYWLDLQGNVIKKWQINSIIPRGSMSSASRMNSSPNGKMLIMDVDMDETIHRKNWDEPPLALWVLHLDSGKTNRITPKGMLAWSPFWIDSDTYVFLGQEINEKTPSLHRGSLKNPSEGLLLHNVQTPSVSRQAALEQQEKSGLTIEKSGPPLFEDRKTAG